One genomic window of Paramormyrops kingsleyae isolate MSU_618 chromosome 20, PKINGS_0.4, whole genome shotgun sequence includes the following:
- the cript gene encoding cysteine-rich PDZ-binding protein produces MVCEKCEKKLGRVITPDTWKDGARNTTESGGRKLNENKALTSKKGRFDPYGKSRFAICRICKSSVHQAGSNFCQGCAYKKGICAMCGKKVLDTKNYKQTSV; encoded by the exons ATGGTTTGTGAGAAAT GTGAGAAAAAGCTGGGCCGTGTCATCACACCAGACACGTGGAAAGATGGAGCCCGAAACACTACTG AGAGCGGGGGGCgcaagctgaatgaaaacaagGCCTTGACTTCAAAAAAGGGAAG GTTTGATCCCTATGGGAAATCCCGCTTCGCCATCTGCCGCATCTGTAAGAGCTCCGTGCACCAGGCCGGCTCCAACTTCTGCCAGGGCTGCGCTTATAAGAAAG GGATCTGCGCCATGTGTGGGAAGAAAGTCCTGGACACCAAAAACTACAAGCAGACGTCGGTGTGA
- the pigf gene encoding phosphatidylinositol-glycan biosynthesis class F protein produces the protein MWDQEIKGMASAHVILAGTILMATVMPTILLQNFSVYQTHLVWLYSVAGLVAAVNIALFWLLGVGPAAKRNSLGHKVSRLIRCCLFFCLSCLFFHVVVLLYGAPLLQSVLETFSLAVLLSTFTTLRCLCLLGPNIQAWIRVFSRDGAMSVWDTSLQITTACSIMGAWLGAFPIPLDWDRPWQVWPIPCTLGATLGFLSGLVIAPAWIHWHRQHLTYKTK, from the exons ATGTGGGATCAGGAGATTAAGGGCATGGCATCTGCCCATGTCATCCTCGCCGGTACCATCCTTATGGCGACAGTGATGCCCACCATCCTCCTGCAGAATTTCTCGGTGTACCAGACCCACCTGGTGTGGCTGTACTCCGTGGCTGGCTTGGTCGCTGCGGTCAACATCGCCCTCTTCTGGCTGCTCGGAGTCGGTCCAGCAGCCAAGAGGAACTCACTTGGTCACAAG GTGTCCAGGCTGATCCGCTGCTGCCTCTTtttctgcctgtcctgcctctTCTTCCACGTTGTGGTTCTGCTCTATGGTGCCCCCTTGCTGCA GTCCGTACTGGAGACCTTCTCCCTGGCCGTGCTGCTGTCCACGTTCACCACCCTGCGATGCCTCTGCCTCTTGGGCCCCAACATTCAGGCCTGGATCCGGGTCTTCAGCCGCGATGG GGCCATGTCGGTGTGGGACACCTCCCTGCAGATCACCACAGCCTGCAGCATCATGGGGGCCTGGCTGGGGGCCTTTCCCATCCCCCTGGACTGGGACCGGCCCTGGCAG GTTTGGCCCATCCCCTGCACGCTGGGGGCCACCCTCGGCTTCCTGTCTGGCCTCGTTATCGCCCCTGCATGGATCCACTGGCATCGCCAGCATCTCACTTACAAGACAAAATAG